A genomic stretch from Corynebacterium terpenotabidum Y-11 includes:
- the glf gene encoding UDP-galactopyranose mutase, translating into MSDSNYDLIVVGSGFFGLTVAERAASQLGKKVLVVERRSHIGGNAYSEAEPTTGIEIHKYGAHLFHTSNKKVWDYVNQFTDFTDYQHRVFAMHDGTAYQFPMGLGLINQFFGKYYSPDEAKALIKEQTDGLNPDDAANLEEKGISLIGRPLYEAFVRDYTAKQWQTDPKDLPAANISRLPVRYTFNNRYFNDTYEGLPVEGYTAWLENMAASDLIEVRLDTDWFDVREELRAANPDAPVVYTGPLDLYFDYAEGHLGWRTLDFETEVLATGDFQGTPVMNYNDADVPYTRIHEFRHFHPERKNYPDDKTVIMKEFSRFAEGDDEPYYPINTPEDREKLLRYRELADAETENNKVFFGGRLGTYQYLDMHMAIGAALSTFDNKIAPLL; encoded by the coding sequence ATGAGCGACAGCAACTATGACCTGATCGTCGTCGGCAGTGGCTTCTTCGGGCTGACCGTCGCCGAGCGCGCCGCCAGCCAGCTGGGGAAGAAGGTGCTCGTCGTGGAGCGCCGCAGCCATATCGGCGGCAACGCCTACTCCGAGGCTGAGCCCACCACCGGCATCGAGATCCACAAGTACGGCGCACACCTGTTCCACACCTCCAACAAGAAGGTCTGGGACTACGTCAACCAGTTCACCGACTTCACGGACTACCAGCACCGCGTCTTCGCGATGCACGACGGCACCGCCTACCAGTTCCCCATGGGCCTGGGCCTGATCAACCAGTTCTTCGGGAAGTACTACAGCCCGGATGAGGCGAAGGCACTCATCAAGGAGCAGACCGACGGGCTCAATCCGGACGACGCGGCCAACCTCGAGGAGAAGGGCATCTCCCTGATCGGACGCCCGCTCTACGAGGCGTTCGTGCGTGACTACACCGCCAAGCAGTGGCAGACCGACCCGAAGGACCTGCCCGCGGCGAACATCTCCCGGCTGCCGGTCCGCTACACCTTCAACAACCGCTACTTCAACGACACCTACGAGGGTCTGCCCGTCGAGGGGTACACCGCGTGGCTGGAGAACATGGCGGCCAGCGACCTCATCGAGGTGCGGCTGGACACCGACTGGTTCGACGTGCGTGAGGAGCTGCGGGCGGCGAACCCGGACGCCCCGGTCGTCTACACCGGGCCGCTGGACCTCTACTTCGACTACGCGGAAGGCCACCTCGGTTGGCGGACGCTCGACTTCGAGACCGAGGTGCTGGCCACCGGTGACTTCCAGGGCACCCCGGTGATGAACTACAACGACGCGGACGTCCCCTACACCCGCATCCACGAGTTCCGGCACTTCCACCCGGAGCGGAAGAACTACCCCGATGACAAGACCGTCATCATGAAGGAGTTCAGCCGCTTCGCCGAAGGTGACGACGAGCCGTACTACCCGATCAACACCCCGGAGGACCGGGAGAAGCTGCTGCGCTACCGTGAGCTCGCGGACGCGGAGACCGAGAACAACAAGGTCTTCTTCGGCGGACGCCTCGGCACCTACCAGTACCTCGACATGCACATGGCGATCGGTGCGGCGCTGTCTACCTTCGACAACAAGATCGCCCCGCTGCTGTAG
- a CDS encoding long-chain-fatty-acid--CoA ligase yields the protein MSENTWHQFYPEWVRPELDYDVAGERTLAEIFDHAVTTWPDRPAMTFFGTTVSYGEYGRQVRRCAAMLHNRGVRKGDRVAIALPNCPQALITFYAVVSLGATATLHNPLYTARELTIAFKDHGAKVGVFWDKAVDVARELRTVSPLEQIIPVTITRAMPWYLQGALRIPVKPLAAMRSKLTGSTEGLTEWGDLMKDASESEGRALLETASVGPEDIALVLYTSGTTGAPKGAGLSHRNLCANIIQGREWVPGLGEDEQPERMLAALPIFHAYGLTMNITLAPLVGGTVLLLPAPEKPLLASAMKKQKPTWVPGVPALYQTIMDLAEQKHIDISGVKASFCGAASLPVEVVKRWENMTGGLLIEGYGLTETSPIVLGNPASQDRRPGYVGIPFPDTEVRVVSQNDPTVELPVGEAGELIARGPQVFGGYLNRPDANATAFVELSDGGAPWFRTGDMAVMEADGFVKIVSRIKEMIVTGGFNVYPAEVEEVLSEHPSITAASVVGLPRSDGSETVAAGVVLAAGAQLDEEVLREHCQEGLARYKVPRVFKVFTELPADQLGKVRRVEVREQMLQG from the coding sequence ATGAGCGAGAACACCTGGCACCAGTTCTACCCCGAGTGGGTGCGCCCCGAACTCGACTACGACGTCGCAGGAGAACGCACCCTCGCCGAGATCTTCGACCACGCGGTGACCACCTGGCCCGACCGGCCCGCGATGACCTTCTTCGGTACCACCGTCTCCTACGGCGAGTACGGACGCCAGGTCCGCCGATGCGCGGCGATGCTGCACAACCGTGGCGTCCGGAAGGGCGACCGGGTCGCCATCGCTCTGCCGAACTGCCCGCAGGCGCTGATCACCTTCTACGCCGTCGTCTCCCTCGGCGCGACCGCCACCCTGCACAATCCGCTGTACACCGCCCGTGAACTCACCATCGCGTTCAAGGACCACGGGGCGAAGGTCGGTGTGTTCTGGGACAAGGCGGTCGATGTCGCCCGCGAACTGCGGACCGTCAGCCCGCTGGAGCAGATCATCCCGGTGACCATCACCCGCGCAATGCCCTGGTACCTGCAGGGGGCGCTGCGGATCCCGGTCAAGCCGCTGGCGGCGATGCGCAGCAAGCTCACCGGCTCCACCGAGGGGCTGACCGAGTGGGGCGACCTCATGAAGGACGCCTCGGAATCCGAGGGACGTGCCCTCCTCGAGACCGCATCGGTGGGCCCGGAGGACATTGCCCTGGTGCTGTACACCTCCGGCACCACCGGTGCGCCGAAGGGTGCGGGGCTGTCGCATCGCAACCTGTGCGCCAACATCATCCAGGGTCGCGAATGGGTGCCGGGTCTCGGCGAAGATGAGCAGCCGGAGCGGATGCTCGCCGCCCTGCCGATCTTCCACGCCTACGGGCTGACGATGAACATCACCCTCGCCCCGCTGGTCGGCGGTACGGTGCTGCTGCTGCCCGCGCCGGAGAAACCGCTGCTGGCGTCCGCCATGAAGAAGCAGAAGCCGACCTGGGTGCCGGGCGTCCCCGCGCTGTACCAGACGATCATGGACCTCGCGGAGCAGAAGCACATCGACATCTCCGGAGTGAAGGCGTCCTTCTGCGGTGCGGCGAGCCTGCCTGTGGAGGTCGTGAAGCGCTGGGAGAACATGACCGGTGGGCTGCTCATCGAGGGCTACGGACTCACCGAGACCTCACCGATCGTGCTCGGCAATCCGGCGAGCCAAGACCGGCGTCCCGGGTATGTGGGCATCCCGTTCCCGGACACGGAGGTGCGCGTGGTGTCGCAGAATGATCCGACCGTGGAACTGCCGGTCGGGGAGGCCGGTGAGCTGATCGCACGCGGCCCGCAGGTCTTCGGTGGGTATCTCAACCGGCCGGACGCCAACGCCACGGCCTTCGTGGAACTCAGCGACGGAGGGGCGCCGTGGTTCCGTACCGGTGACATGGCCGTGATGGAGGCGGACGGCTTCGTCAAGATTGTCTCGCGGATCAAGGAGATGATCGTCACCGGTGGGTTCAACGTGTACCCGGCTGAGGTCGAGGAGGTGCTGAGTGAGCATCCGTCGATCACTGCGGCGAGTGTGGTTGGGCTGCCTCGGTCGGACGGGTCGGAGACTGTCGCTGCCGGTGTGGTGC